The following proteins are co-located in the Eubalaena glacialis isolate mEubGla1 chromosome 14, mEubGla1.1.hap2.+ XY, whole genome shotgun sequence genome:
- the ALKAL2 gene encoding ALK and LTK ligand 2, with protein MRGPGRPLLLGLLLVLGAAGPGRGLAETREAADRQTLLQLIVEIVQELRKYHSGESKRLQLSGRQDYTLGRRAVSDYGAYPEEQRVEIVPRDLRMKDKFLKHLTGPLYFSPKCSKHFHRLYHNTRDCTIPAYYKRCARLLTRLAVSPMCMEG; from the exons ATGCGCGGACCCGGGCGCCCCCTcctcctggggctgctgctcGTGCTGGGGGCGGCGGGGCCCGGCCGGGGGCTCGCGGAGACCCGGGAGGCGGCAGACAGGCAGACGCTGCTGCAGCTCATCGTGGAGATCGTCCAGGAGCTCAGGAAGTACCACTCGGGAGAGTCCAAGAGGCTGCAGCTCTCGGGCCGGCAGGACTACACCCTGGGCCGCAGGGCGGTCTCGGACTACGGGGCTTACCCGGAGGAGCAGAGAGTGG AAATTGTTCCTCGAGATCTAAGGATGAAAGACAAGTTTCTGAAACATCTTACAG GTCCTCTTTATTTCAGCCCAAAGTGCAGCAAACACTTCCACAGACTTTACCACAACACCCGAGACTGCACCATCCCCGCCT ACTATAAGAGATGCGCCCGGCTTCTTACTCGGCTGGCTGTCAGTCCGATGTGCATGGAGGGATAA